One segment of Thermococcus sp. AM4 DNA contains the following:
- a CDS encoding ABC transporter ATP-binding protein: MSKSYGDTKALDGVSFKLGRGLSFILGPNGSGKTTFIKILSGITHPDAGEIRVMGRDYRDLGPDEIAFSFEKTNLSPSVRVGEYLSAVGEWRGEDNSREVMEMFELRGVESKRFSELSQGYKRRFLVASAFVGSPKVVFLDEPFSNVDIVAKKRMMEVFMELKRERNIVIVSHVFTNIEEIDSLVVLYNGKVLRNLHGKELREIRGFKAVFPDGSVVVNDLDELVERIRNGQRPVSIEPVTLEDWLMDFF; the protein is encoded by the coding sequence TACGGGGACACGAAGGCCCTCGATGGGGTCAGCTTCAAGCTGGGCAGGGGGCTCTCCTTCATCCTTGGGCCCAACGGAAGCGGAAAGACCACCTTCATAAAGATACTGAGCGGCATAACTCATCCTGACGCGGGGGAGATAAGGGTAATGGGCAGGGACTACCGGGATTTGGGCCCGGATGAGATCGCTTTCTCCTTTGAGAAGACCAACCTGTCCCCCTCGGTGAGAGTCGGTGAGTACCTCAGTGCCGTAGGTGAGTGGCGGGGCGAGGACAACTCAAGGGAAGTGATGGAGATGTTCGAGCTCCGTGGCGTTGAGTCAAAGAGGTTCTCCGAGCTTTCCCAGGGATACAAACGGAGGTTCCTGGTCGCGAGTGCCTTCGTTGGCTCGCCAAAGGTCGTCTTTCTCGACGAGCCCTTCAGCAACGTGGACATAGTGGCCAAGAAGAGGATGATGGAGGTTTTCATGGAGCTCAAGAGAGAGCGCAACATAGTCATTGTCTCCCACGTTTTCACGAACATCGAGGAAATAGACAGCCTCGTCGTGCTCTACAACGGAAAGGTTCTCAGAAACCTCCACGGAAAGGAACTTCGGGAGATCCGGGGCTTCAAGGCGGTCTTTCCCGATGGGTCGGTCGTTGTCAACGATTTGGACGAGCTGGTGGAGAGGATTAGAAACGGCCAGAGACCCGTTTCGATCGAACCGGTAACCCTCGAAGACTGGCTCATGGACTTCTTTTAG
- a CDS encoding DUF3368 domain-containing protein has product MTVVSDSGPLIALSKIGKLYVLRDLFGEVLIPRAVWVEVVEKGRGKPGSDEVRNAGWIRVVDVKDRLGVEILEREIERGEAEAIVLAKELGASLLLLDEKIPRIIAKSLGIKVTGSLAVLFIAKKKGLIDEDLDSLLKELRRKGVYFSDKVVEALKEMYSKT; this is encoded by the coding sequence ATGACTGTGGTCTCGGATTCTGGCCCCTTAATAGCCCTATCGAAGATAGGGAAACTCTACGTTCTCCGTGACCTATTTGGCGAGGTTCTGATTCCCAGGGCCGTTTGGGTTGAAGTCGTTGAAAAAGGCAGAGGAAAGCCAGGGTCCGATGAAGTCAGGAACGCGGGTTGGATTCGTGTCGTTGACGTGAAAGACCGCCTTGGCGTGGAGATTCTTGAGAGAGAAATCGAGAGGGGCGAGGCGGAGGCGATAGTCCTCGCCAAAGAACTGGGTGCGTCTCTTCTTCTCCTCGATGAGAAGATTCCAAGGATAATCGCCAAGTCTCTCGGTATCAAAGTTACAGGAAGCCTTGCAGTTCTCTTCATCGCTAAGAAAAAGGGACTCATAGATGAAGACCTTGACTCCCTGCTCAAAGAGTTGAGGCGCAAGGGAGTCTATTTTAGCGACAAGGTAGTGGAGGCCCTAAAGGAGATGTACTCTAAAACCTGA
- the pdxS gene encoding pyridoxal 5'-phosphate synthase lyase subunit PdxS has translation MGKLDIIEAKGTERLKRGFAKMVKGGVIMDVTNAEQARIAEEAGAVSVMALHRVPADIRKAGGVARMAPIEKIQEIMDAVTIPVMAKVRIGHVAEARILEALGVDMIDESEVLTPSDPYFHIDKREFKVPFVCGNRNLGEAVRRIWEGAAMMRTKGEAGTGNIVEAVRHVRLLKDNIALLQRMTDEQVYGVAEKFAEPYLRLAFEVREISGLPRHVLENEPVYGHYTYREIVEGLYKILLEIKKLGRLPVVNFAAGGVATPADAALMMQMGMDGVFVGSGIFKSSNPEKMARAIVEAVNHWDEPDVLVEISKEIGEPMKGQDIEELEVRLEERGV, from the coding sequence ATGGGAAAGCTCGATATTATTGAGGCAAAGGGAACGGAGAGGCTGAAGAGGGGCTTCGCCAAGATGGTCAAGGGCGGCGTTATAATGGACGTCACCAACGCCGAGCAGGCGAGGATTGCGGAGGAAGCCGGAGCCGTTTCGGTGATGGCCCTTCACCGCGTTCCAGCGGACATCAGGAAGGCCGGCGGAGTCGCGAGGATGGCACCGATTGAGAAGATTCAGGAGATAATGGACGCGGTTACGATTCCGGTCATGGCGAAGGTCAGAATTGGCCACGTGGCCGAGGCGAGGATTCTTGAGGCTTTAGGCGTCGACATGATTGACGAGAGCGAGGTTCTTACTCCATCGGACCCGTACTTCCACATCGACAAGCGCGAGTTCAAGGTTCCATTCGTCTGCGGCAACAGAAACCTCGGCGAGGCAGTGAGGAGGATATGGGAAGGCGCCGCGATGATGAGGACGAAGGGCGAGGCGGGAACCGGCAACATCGTTGAGGCGGTTAGACACGTCCGCCTGCTCAAGGACAACATTGCCCTGCTCCAGCGCATGACCGACGAGCAGGTTTACGGCGTTGCCGAGAAGTTCGCCGAGCCCTACCTCAGGCTGGCCTTCGAGGTCAGGGAAATCAGCGGGCTTCCGAGGCACGTTCTCGAGAACGAGCCGGTTTACGGCCACTACACCTACCGCGAAATCGTCGAGGGCCTCTACAAGATCCTCCTTGAGATAAAGAAGCTCGGCCGCCTTCCCGTCGTCAACTTCGCGGCCGGTGGAGTCGCGACTCCTGCCGATGCCGCACTGATGATGCAGATGGGCATGGACGGCGTCTTCGTGGGCTCGGGAATCTTCAAGAGCTCCAACCCGGAGAAGATGGCGAGGGCCATAGTCGAGGCCGTCAACCACTGGGACGAGCCGGACGTTCTCGTCGAGATAAGCAAGGAAATCGGCGAGCCGATGAAGGGCCAAGACATCGAGGAGCTGGAGGTTCGCCTTGAGGAGAGGGGCGTCTGA
- a CDS encoding antitoxin family protein, with the protein MSKVIVAVYRGDVIVPLEKLNLPPGAKLRIRIEGIETKDELKELGYLKLLQEGEDAEELFEI; encoded by the coding sequence ATGTCCAAGGTGATAGTTGCGGTTTACAGGGGCGACGTTATCGTGCCCCTCGAAAAGCTGAACCTGCCTCCCGGTGCCAAGCTGAGGATAAGGATTGAGGGAATAGAAACGAAGGACGAACTCAAGGAACTCGGTTATCTAAAGCTCCTTCAGGAGGGAGAAGACGCTGAGGAGCTCTTTGAAATTTGA
- a CDS encoding UPF0175 family protein: MGEVLVKVPSDLMRILRLDEGELERAVRLYLAIELYREGVVSLGKAAEIAGLSRWEMMELLASKGIPLNYDDDDLREDVETLEGLL, from the coding sequence ATGGGGGAAGTCCTTGTCAAGGTTCCATCTGACCTCATGAGAATCCTTCGCCTCGACGAGGGGGAGCTTGAGAGGGCGGTTAGGCTGTATTTAGCCATTGAACTTTACCGCGAAGGAGTTGTCAGCCTCGGGAAGGCAGCAGAGATAGCCGGCTTAAGCCGGTGGGAGATGATGGAGTTGCTCGCTTCGAAGGGCATCCCCTTGAATTACGATGATGACGACCTCAGGGAGGACGTTGAGACCCTTGAGGGGTTGCTATGA
- the fdhF gene encoding formate dehydrogenase subunit alpha, whose translation MKTVVCPFCGFGCRLLVDEKSMRVKPYPGEPNRGKLCPKGLYSLEFVRSPGRLKRPLKRVGSAMVPISWGVAIEEIANRLLEIRELYGSDAVAFLSSSKVSNEENYLLQKIARLFGTNNIDNCARLCHEASVHALKLTVGTGAQTNPYEDIERFNAVLIWGYNPAETHPVVMDYILKAKRRGAKIIVVDVRETRTMAFADYKLIIKPGTDIVLANAIAHVIIGEELYDEDFVKGRTRGFSEVRMAVMKYTPEYAESVTGIPAETIREVARAFALAGSGAIMWGMGLTQHVSGVENVLVVINLALLLGYIGEKGGLYPMRGQNNVQGAAYMGALSEFLPGYVPLTDERFRKRVASLWGVDDLPTERGLYLTELWEAIERGDLKALYIVGENPAVSEADFTRVRRALRKLDLLVVQDIFMTRTARYAHYILPASAFCEKAGSYMNSERRIQWSHKVCEPYADSKPDWEILAMLGRALGLPGFDYARVEEITAEYFRLFPELEERDVEELKNGDGIFLPRKRLHTWEFATPDGKARFMAVERISPWEEPNGEFPMVLTTVRLISHYNTGEMTRRSPSLVKLMGEPRALINERDAERLGIRDGDWVEIETRRGRIRMRAKVGKVQEGLVVVPFHFKANRLTSPALNKAGTPAFKFSACRVGKVKPNP comes from the coding sequence GTGAAGACGGTCGTGTGCCCCTTCTGCGGCTTTGGGTGCAGGCTCCTCGTTGATGAGAAGAGCATGAGGGTCAAGCCCTATCCCGGCGAGCCGAACAGGGGAAAGCTCTGCCCCAAGGGCCTATATTCGCTCGAGTTCGTCCGCTCTCCGGGAAGGCTGAAGAGGCCCCTCAAGAGGGTCGGTTCGGCGATGGTCCCAATCAGCTGGGGGGTCGCTATAGAGGAGATAGCCAACAGACTGCTCGAGATAAGGGAACTTTACGGCTCCGACGCGGTGGCGTTCCTCTCGTCCTCAAAGGTGAGCAACGAGGAGAACTACCTCCTCCAGAAGATTGCCCGCCTGTTCGGCACGAACAACATAGACAACTGCGCGAGGCTGTGCCACGAGGCGAGCGTTCACGCGCTCAAGCTGACCGTTGGAACCGGGGCGCAGACGAACCCCTACGAGGACATCGAGCGCTTCAACGCCGTCCTGATATGGGGCTACAATCCGGCCGAGACGCATCCAGTCGTCATGGACTACATCCTGAAGGCCAAAAGAAGGGGGGCTAAAATAATCGTCGTGGACGTCAGGGAAACGCGGACGATGGCCTTTGCGGACTACAAACTCATAATAAAACCCGGGACGGACATAGTCCTGGCCAACGCGATTGCCCATGTTATAATCGGGGAGGAGCTCTACGACGAGGACTTCGTAAAGGGCCGGACGAGGGGCTTCTCCGAGGTTAGGATGGCAGTTATGAAGTACACACCCGAGTACGCGGAGAGCGTAACCGGAATTCCAGCGGAGACGATAAGGGAAGTTGCGAGAGCCTTTGCCCTGGCCGGAAGCGGTGCGATAATGTGGGGGATGGGCCTAACCCAGCACGTCTCTGGCGTTGAAAACGTTCTGGTGGTGATAAACCTCGCACTGCTCCTCGGCTACATCGGGGAAAAGGGCGGCCTCTACCCTATGCGCGGGCAGAACAACGTTCAGGGAGCCGCTTACATGGGCGCGCTGAGCGAGTTCCTGCCGGGCTACGTTCCGCTCACCGACGAACGCTTCAGAAAGCGCGTCGCCTCACTCTGGGGCGTTGACGACCTGCCGACGGAGCGCGGGCTTTATTTAACCGAGCTGTGGGAGGCCATCGAAAGGGGTGACCTAAAAGCCCTCTACATCGTCGGCGAGAATCCGGCTGTGAGCGAGGCCGACTTTACGCGCGTGAGACGGGCGTTGAGAAAGCTCGATCTCCTCGTCGTCCAGGACATCTTCATGACGAGAACGGCGCGCTACGCCCACTACATCCTCCCGGCATCGGCTTTCTGTGAGAAGGCCGGCAGTTACATGAACAGCGAGCGGAGAATCCAGTGGAGCCACAAGGTCTGCGAGCCCTACGCCGACTCAAAGCCCGACTGGGAGATTCTGGCGATGCTCGGCCGGGCGCTCGGGCTTCCGGGCTTCGACTACGCCAGGGTTGAGGAAATAACGGCAGAGTACTTCCGTCTCTTCCCGGAGCTTGAGGAGAGGGACGTTGAGGAACTCAAGAACGGCGATGGAATCTTTCTGCCCAGGAAGAGGCTTCACACCTGGGAGTTCGCGACGCCCGACGGAAAGGCCCGCTTCATGGCCGTCGAGAGGATTTCACCCTGGGAGGAACCGAACGGGGAGTTCCCGATGGTTCTAACGACCGTCAGGCTGATAAGCCACTACAACACCGGCGAGATGACGCGGAGGAGTCCCTCACTCGTGAAGCTCATGGGGGAGCCGAGGGCTTTAATCAATGAGCGCGACGCAGAAAGGCTCGGAATCCGCGACGGCGACTGGGTGGAGATTGAAACGCGGCGCGGGAGAATAAGGATGCGCGCAAAGGTCGGGAAGGTCCAGGAGGGCCTCGTCGTGGTTCCCTTCCACTTCAAGGCGAACAGGCTCACCAGTCCCGCGCTCAACAAGGCCGGAACCCCGGCGTTCAAGTTCTCGGCGTGCCGGGTTGGGAAGGTTAAGCCTAACCCTTAA
- the pdxT gene encoding pyridoxal 5'-phosphate synthase glutaminase subunit PdxT, producing the protein MVKVGVIGLQGDVSEHIEASKKALENLGVTGEVIWLRKPEQLEGISAIIIPGGESTTISKLMVKTGLFEPVKKLGEEGLPIMGTCAGLIMLSKDVIGATPEQRFLELLDVKVNRNAYGRQVDSFEAPVKLAFSDEPFPGVFIRAPRIVELLSDKVKPIAWLGDRVVGVEQDNLIGLEFHPELTDDTRVHEYFLRKAL; encoded by the coding sequence GTGGTCAAGGTAGGGGTTATAGGCCTACAAGGAGATGTCAGCGAGCACATCGAGGCGAGCAAAAAAGCTCTTGAGAACCTCGGCGTTACCGGTGAGGTCATATGGCTCAGAAAGCCGGAACAGCTCGAGGGAATCTCTGCTATAATAATCCCGGGCGGCGAGAGCACCACCATCTCAAAGCTCATGGTCAAGACTGGCCTCTTCGAGCCGGTCAAAAAGCTCGGCGAGGAAGGTCTGCCAATTATGGGAACGTGCGCCGGTCTCATAATGCTCTCCAAAGACGTCATCGGGGCAACGCCGGAGCAGAGGTTCCTCGAGTTGCTTGACGTCAAGGTGAACAGAAACGCCTACGGCAGGCAGGTGGACAGCTTTGAGGCGCCTGTAAAGCTTGCCTTCAGCGACGAACCGTTTCCCGGTGTCTTCATACGCGCCCCGAGGATAGTGGAGCTCCTCAGCGACAAGGTGAAGCCAATAGCGTGGCTCGGGGACAGGGTTGTTGGCGTCGAGCAGGACAACCTAATCGGCCTCGAGTTCCACCCCGAGCTGACGGACGACACGAGGGTTCACGAGTACTTCCTCCGGAAGGCCCTTTGA